Genomic window (Pyxidicoccus xibeiensis):
CTCCTTCGTCATGGCCTGCTCGATCTGCTCAAGAACCTTCTGGATTCGATGCTTGTCCGCATCGGTCGGCGGCGCTGGAGCGACTCGCTTCGCCGGCAGCACCTCGGGACGGTCAACCGCGTCGTCCCCGTCGAGCTCGTCGCTGACGTCGGTTGCCACTTCGGTCGCGGCTCCCGCCGGGTCGCCAATGCCGAACCAGCGGAGCAGGAGTTGCTGCAGCGAGCGCTCGCTTCCACCCTCCAGCTTCACCGTGAGCTGGCTGAGCTCGTTGAGTTCGGGGGCCTCGTAGCTGTTCGAGAAGACGTCAGCGAAGGTGAACGTTCCTTCGCCCGCACCGGGCTTGTCCTCCGGGGAGCTGGCCGTTCGAGCGCCCTCGCGCGTTGGCATGTAGGACAGATGCTTGCAGAAGACGTCCATGACGTCCGCCCAGGCTGAGGCGTTCCACGAGCCGGGTTGCACGCGGGCCCTGATGCTGTCCGCGAGGCTCCGACCCCGTGCGGATGCCCGAAGGTGCCGTTCGTGATCGATCCAGGTGGGAGCCGACCACACGAGGCTCTCGTCGACCACGGCCTCAAGCCTGACCGAGCGGGGCTCGAACGCGCACACCACGCTCAACACCCCGGGCTCGGAGAGCGAGAACCGAACCGCGGCTCCGTCGATCTCGCACGTGCGAACATCCGCGCGCGGAGGCGTGAAGCCGAGCAGGAGGCCGCCAGCATCGAGTCGCGCGGCGAGGACACGGAGGGCCGTGTCGTTCACGCCGTGGTCGCCGTCCGGCACCTGCTCCAGGAGAGGCACTGCGTCCGGCAACTTCACCAGCTCGCCGACGAAGCTGTCCCCGAAATCCGGTGCCGCCATCCGACGCACAGCCATCAGCTCGGCATTGCCCGCTGGGCCGCTTGCGGTCAGGGCTGCACGAGAACAGTTGGCGCTGCCGGCGAATACCAGTACCTGCTCGCCTTGGCGAAGGCCGTAGAACTTCGCGTGGATGAACGCGGCACGCTTCTCACCACCGACCGAGACATGCTCGAACGACGCGTGCCGCAGCGTCGCCTTGCCTGCGGCAGCACCGAACGCCTCGCGAGTGAGCGTGGTTCCCGCGGGTTGGCAGAGAACTGTTGCGTGTGCTGCCTCAGTCCCCTGGATGAGGTCACGCAGCGCCGCGCCTTCGGAATCGAAGTATGGCGAGCAGATCACCAGCTCGTCGACGGCGCCCGGTCCCTGAGCCGCGCGCATGGACTGGAGCAGGGACTGCCCGCTCCCCACGCGACCGAGGAGGTTCTGCGAGGTCGATGGGCGGTCGTCGGCCAGCCACCGGCGCGTCGTCGAGTCGAACGCCTCCGACAGCTCGTCGACGATTGCGTCGCTGAGCGGCACACGCTCAATCACGTTCTCGACGTAGCGCCTGAACTCGACGAAGGCTGCGGAGCCATCGGCGACAGCGTCGAACCGCGTCCAGACCTCCGCGTTCTCTCGCCATCCGCCGAACGTGAGGTTGCCGCTACCCACGAAGAGCGTTGCGTCCTTCTCCCCTGACAGCAGCACGGCCTTCGGATGGAATCGGAACCCTGGAGACATTGCGACGGGCACGACCCGGTAGCGCACGCCGAGGCCATCGAGCACCGGTGCTTGGTGGGCGAAGGACTCCGCGGCGCACTGTGCATCCACGAAGACGGTGATCGTCGGATGTCCGCACTTGCGGAGCGCGGCCAGCGCGACGGTCTGCAGGAACACGAAGTCGAGGTTGTACGTGAGGACGATTGCGTTCGTGATGTCCTTGGCCGCGGCGATTGCCTTGAGAAGATCGCTCCTCATGGCGCCAGCCTCGC
Coding sequences:
- a CDS encoding phospholipase D-like domain-containing protein → MRSDLLKAIAAAKDITNAIVLTYNLDFVFLQTVALAALRKCGHPTITVFVDAQCAAESFAHQAPVLDGLGVRYRVVPVAMSPGFRFHPKAVLLSGEKDATLFVGSGNLTFGGWRENAEVWTRFDAVADGSAAFVEFRRYVENVIERVPLSDAIVDELSEAFDSTTRRWLADDRPSTSQNLLGRVGSGQSLLQSMRAAQGPGAVDELVICSPYFDSEGAALRDLIQGTEAAHATVLCQPAGTTLTREAFGAAAGKATLRHASFEHVSVGGEKRAAFIHAKFYGLRQGEQVLVFAGSANCSRAALTASGPAGNAELMAVRRMAAPDFGDSFVGELVKLPDAVPLLEQVPDGDHGVNDTALRVLAARLDAGGLLLGFTPPRADVRTCEIDGAAVRFSLSEPGVLSVVCAFEPRSVRLEAVVDESLVWSAPTWIDHERHLRASARGRSLADSIRARVQPGSWNASAWADVMDVFCKHLSYMPTREGARTASSPEDKPGAGEGTFTFADVFSNSYEAPELNELSQLTVKLEGGSERSLQQLLLRWFGIGDPAGAATEVATDVSDELDGDDAVDRPEVLPAKRVAPAPPTDADKHRIQKVLEQIEQAMTKESFLAERRPDQLAADLKIAAVLLRTGLREGWFNSASFFQTTHRIWSALFFTGSPDANRGWLEYRLRHAEDAAGFIAALRSPELAAALLGWAFAVAPSEATTQSARFHLAVALAVARLHWLWDAGDDVAVAKELKVLLAHTGIVGVTASDVRAAWERMLKRGHALLRLEEAANAITLPTLRSRIRAAELRTGDLLWQGAAGFCVVTRPTPRTEGQKAPVLRLQNRAEESHIAAPFTIPIESLLLEEVVPPSSSFDAEPRRVLKEFLGELRDSLVATATVSASGMPR